Genomic window (Bacteroidota bacterium):
GCAAACCATCAGAAGATGTGCTCAGAATTTTGAGTTCACTGTATCCTGTAAGCGGTCGTTTTGAATGCATCCGTTCTGCTGACGGAATAACGGTTATTGTTGATTATGCACATACACCCGACGCATTGGAGAATGTCCTTAAAACCATCCATCATGTCAGAAAAGGCAGTGAACAGATCATTACCGTAGTGGGTGCGGGCGGGCACAGGGACAAGACCAAACGCCCTGAAATGGCTGCTATTGTCACGGAGATGAGCGACAAAGTAATCCTTACTTCTGACAACCCGCGCGATGAGAAGCCTGAGGATATTATCCGCGATATGCAGGCCGGTGTGGGTGACGAAAACAAGAAGAAAGTTCTGGTTATTGTCGACCGTGCTGAAGCCATTAAAACCTCCATTATGCTTGCTGCCCCCAAAGACATTATTTTGCTGGCCGGTAAAGGGCATGAGACTTATCAGGAAATTAACGGTGTCAAACACCATTTTGATGACAGAGAAGTTGTGAAAAAGATATTTTCAGAAAGGGATAAAAACTAATAGGTTAATTAATTTTCTAATAGAATGTTATATTATTTGTTCAAATATTTGCATACATTAAATTTCCCGGGGTCTGGGATGTTCCAGTATATTTCTTTCAGATCGACCATGGCATTTATTACTTCACTGGTTCTTGCCTTGTGGATGGGAAAGAAGATTATTTATTTTCTGCAGAAAAAACAAATAGGTGAAACCATCAGAAACCTTGGATTGGAAGGCCAGCTTCAGAAAAAAGGTACTCCAACAATGGGAGGGATTATTATCATTTTGTCCATATTAATTCCGGTAC
Coding sequences:
- a CDS encoding cyanophycin synthetase: KPSEDVLRILSSLYPVSGRFECIRSADGITVIVDYAHTPDALENVLKTIHHVRKGSEQIITVVGAGGHRDKTKRPEMAAIVTEMSDKVILTSDNPRDEKPEDIIRDMQAGVGDENKKKVLVIVDRAEAIKTSIMLAAPKDIILLAGKGHETYQEINGVKHHFDDREVVKKIFSERDKN